From the genome of Plasmodium cynomolgi strain B DNA, scaffold: 0507, whole genome shotgun sequence, one region includes:
- a CDS encoding hypothetical protein (putative), with amino-acid sequence HNRHVRCVCSTILNYLNNNNISDNERNKFSICILLNYLAYSTLSVLYYPKKRSELDNACNVLEKIWNERVDDRNNWKQRKELYEYYVDIDGIISTAKFFNTGRNDYYKYVMYKKRLYNCFMNDVLSFIMLNVQIFLRNVKSTIQKCCYLSLYVTKIY; translated from the exons CATAATAGACATGTAAGATGTGTTTGTTcaactattttaaattatttaaataataataatatatcagATAATGAAAGAAACAAGTTCAGTATCTGTatacttttaaattatttggcATATAGTACCTTAAGTGTTCTTTATTATCCTAAGAAAAGGTCAGAATTAGATAATGCTTGTAATGTactagaaaaaatatggaatgAACGTGTTGATGATAGAAATA ATTggaaacaaagaaaagaattatatgaatactACGTCGATATTGATGGAATTATATCAAccgctaaattttttaatacagGACGCaatgattattataaatatgttatgtacaaaaaaaggctcTATAACTGTTTTATGAATGATGTTCTATCTTTTATAATGTTGAatgtccaaatttttttgaggaatGTAAAAAGTACAATCCAGAAATGTTGTTACCTGAGTTTATATGTTACCAAGATATactaa